GAATGCCAAAGGGTTTTAGTTCGAGTCGCAAAACATCAGAAATGGAGTGTAGGGCCGCTTTAGAAGCACAATAGGCACCGGAGAAAGGTGTAGGCATTACACCGGAAACCGAACCGATATTACACACAATTCCGCCCTGCTCCGAACGCATTAAAGGTACACAGGCCCTAATCAAAGCGAGAGGGGCAAATACATTGGTGCGGAACTGCTTTTCCAGTGCTCGCGTGTCCAGTTCCAGCAACGGCCCCATCTGACCGTAACCAGCGTTATTGATCAAAATATCGAGCCGCCCGTATGCCGCTTTTACTGCGTGAACCACTCGATTGATATCCGCCTGGGAATTCACATCCAAGGCCTCTGTAGCAATTCCCAGGTCCGCCAGCTCTTGTAAACTTTCCGGGCGGCGCGCCGTGGCAATCACTATGGTTCCCCGGCGATGTAGCGCCAAAGCCAGTTCCCGCCCAATACCGCTTGAGCAGCCGGTAATTAAAGCCACTCGATCCGGAACCACATAACCCCGCCCAATTTGCGCAAGGCTTTCCGCAGCAAAACTTCGATTGGGGGAACGAAATCTGGAAATGGGCGGCTTATCCACAGGAACTGCTCCGTTTAATGGTCCTATCTCTCAATGGGCGTTTGCAGGTACTCAATCAATCCGAAAACATTGCCATAGGGG
This DNA window, taken from Microbulbifer sp. MKSA007, encodes the following:
- a CDS encoding SDR family oxidoreductase; the protein is MDKPPISRFRSPNRSFAAESLAQIGRGYVVPDRVALITGCSSGIGRELALALHRRGTIVIATARRPESLQELADLGIATEALDVNSQADINRVVHAVKAAYGRLDILINNAGYGQMGPLLELDTRALEKQFRTNVFAPLALIRACVPLMRSEQGGIVCNIGSVSGVMPTPFSGAYCASKAALHSISDVLRLELKPFGIRVMTVQPGAIASEFGRHAETSLRGLLPPDSLYKRQEEAVRARAQESQQNATLASTLAKKLVRELLRKRARPLVRIGNRSSLLPWMARWLPRSFRDWFLMRRFKLNRLAHKS